From the genome of Primulina eburnea isolate SZY01 chromosome 12, ASM2296580v1, whole genome shotgun sequence, one region includes:
- the LOC140807544 gene encoding E3 ubiquitin-protein ligase UPL1-like isoform X1, whose product MKLKRRRALEVPSKIKTFINNVTATPVENIEDSLNSLKSFFWVFDKGDFHHWVDLFNHFDTYFEKYIKPRKDLQLEDNTLESDPPFPREAVLHILRVIRIILENCTNKHLYSSYEHHLASLLSSTDSDVVEASLQTLAAFLKKSNTKYILRDASLRSRLFAFAQGWGGKEEGLGLISCALQNGLDPIAFELGCSLHFQFYAASETANESTSSEQTTRGLQVIHLSAVDAGKDSDLELLNKLVLQYKVPHHMRFSLLTRLRFARSFSSVATRHQYTCIRLYAFMVLVQACSDTDDLVSYLNTEPEFITELVTSLSYEDAIPGKIRILCLLSLVALCQDRSRQPTVLSVVTLGGHRGILSSLMLKAVDSVVNNPSKWSIVFAESLLSLITMLVSSSSGCSAMREAGFIPTLLPLLKDVNSQHLHLVTTAVHVLEAFMDYSNPAAALFRDLGGLDDTITRLMVEVSHIENGSKQHNISVDLDSAGCSSSQIITDTFAELDSSQPLYSEALVSYNRRLLMKALLRAISLGTYAPGTTTHLYGSEESLLPHCICIIFKRSKDFGGGVFSLAATVMSDLIHKDPMCFSVLEAAGLPSAFMVAIMDGVLCSAEAITCIPQCLDALCLNNNGLQAVKERNALRCFVKVFTSKTYLRALAADTLGSLSSGLDELMRHASSLRGQGVDMLIEILNNIAKIGSGLEVASQSAYSLNSSEPVPMEIESENRDLPFVDVNDSHKPESGSSELILDVSSMNGESFLPDCISNVSRLLETVLQNSDTCRIFVERRGIECVLQLFTLPLIPLSASLGQCIAVAFKNFSPQHSTSLAHALCIFLREHLKLTDELLTSIGGSQFAQVEFSERVKILRRLSSLEGILYLCNSLLKGTTTIVSELGSADADVIMDLGKVYREILWQVSLCCELKLEEKRNVELDPVSADMGLSTVVGRESDDDANIPSIRYMNPAAIRNAHHSHWGVEREFRPMVRSSEGSGRRSRHSLARLRGSRIGRCLEAFQMDSEAGPSNAEISYGELKQKSPEILIYENLNKLALTMRSFFTALVKGFTLPNRRRTETASLVSAAKSVGTALAKNFHEALGFSGHSNSSGHDISFSVKCRYLGKVVADMVALTFDSRRRTCYNAMINNFYVHGTFRELLTTFEATSQLLWTLPYTGSASSADIVKIGEGGKPSQSSWLLDTLQSHCRELEYFVNSGLLLSSTSASQILVQPVAVGLSLGLFPVPKDPEAFICMLQSQVLDVIRPIWCHPLFPKCGPCFITSIISLMIHVYNGVSDVKRSRGGLSRTANQHFMPPPDEATIGTIIEMGFSRARAEEALRRAETNSVEMAMEWLFNHAEDPVQEDDELARALALSLGSSSETPKIDSVDKSVLVVIEEGQAKAPPADDILATAMKLFQGNDTVVFRLTDLLVTVCNRNTGEDRLKVISYLVQQLKLCPLEFSKDSSPLGMISHTLALIISEDGSAQEIAAQNGIVSTVIDILMNFLGKNEASNGLLVPKCISALLLILDNLSQTRPKLYGDANEGAQIGPSSDSTENQSSETKNKSIPTVEDKIDSALDGSEFADMLGKPTGYLTMDESSKALGIACDMIKRHVPPMVMQAVLQLCARLTKSHVLALQFLESGGMIALFGIPRSCFFPGFVILASAIIRHLLEDPQTLQTAMELEIRQTLSGNRHVGGTSVRTFLTTMAPVISRNPEVFMRAAVAVCQLESLGGRSVIMLLKDKEKEKSKAAGVEAGASTNECRIVENKAHDGFSKYSKGHKKVSANLTQVIDFLLEIVLTYPMLEEDDCTGHLNTMEVDEPTTKKKGKLKVDEMVNLGSDGLSDQLDALAKVTFVLKLLSDILLMYVHAGGFILKRDLEMSQLRVSGHIGYPEQGGVIHHLLHRLLPLAVDKSFNSDEWRDKLSEKASWFLVVLAGRSSEGRRRVINELFKSLSSFSQVEDNPSCSILLPDKKIHAFVDLVFSILSKNSSSGNLPGSGCSPDIAKSMIDGGIVHCLSDILQAIDLDHPDASKVVNLILKSLESLTKAANASEQVLKSDALSKKKIIGPSGRSDAQHDGIPASQELQTAEDGSELHRAISNTGLETYPQIIPHNDGNQTTNLNVSIHQEMRIEEIPNASPRMELGLDYMREEMEESPASPNTTQIEMTFHVENRVDHDMNDEEDVMGDGGDDDDDDDDDDGEDEDEDIAEDGNGLMSLADTDVEDRDDTGIGDEYNDDMVDEEDDFHENRFIEVRWREALDGLDHLQVLGQPGTGGGLIDVAETFEGATVDDLFGMRQSFGFERRRQANRTSYERSVTGGNGLQHPLLLRPSHSADLVSVRASGGNTSQDSEGAENLDVAHFYMFDASILPYENSPSNIFGDRISGSAPPPLADFSIGLESLHVSGRRGPSDGRWTDDGQPQAGGQATAIARAVEEKFIYLLSNNVTAEKFSQNLAVPEKQGGDYVTAGNQQVDIVDNLQNDDTSHNNDGQVNQLVEPHLLENGNTEVLAEQAGGCQQARENVPSLIVSDNIEMGEGNAFGSESLETSSGLIALVDMTSRDGIPSQDEGSDRSIVPDNQSSSHAPSISGSCLQDVSNHHASSRPENSDVEMGIAVAENSQNAQQLPRTEINLEGPSPQQSGLIVRDSGQADESRLNNEASNSNGIDPTFLDALPEELRAEVLASQQAQPVQVPAPTYAPPMVEDIDPEFLAALPLDIQAEVLAQQRVQRIAQQSDGQPVDMDNASIIATFSADLREEVLLTSSEAVLSALPSPLLAEAQMLRDRALNRYHARSLFGNSQGLNSRGNRLGLGFDRQTMMDRGVGVTIGRGSSLVENLKLKEFDGEPLLNAKGLKALIRLLRLAQPLGKGLLQRLLLNLCTHGETRAILVRLLLDMINPETVGITGGVTVKNAHRLYGCQFDINGRSQLHDGVPPIVMRRVLEILTYMATNHSGIASLLFYFEASNISESANISHPGGTSDKGKDKITGEDHHLILSESSQNGDVPLILLLRLLNQPLCLRSMAHLEQVMGLLQVVVFAAAAKVDFKSSVAETAARTENVSGNETAIDIQKDPHVNEVKSNLLDQSSSALNSKADGQKSDTTHDIFVRIPRQDLHNLCSLLGHEGLSDKVYTMAGEVLKKLAFVAVAHRQFFVLELSESAHRLSRSAVNELITLRDTHMLGLSFGSMAGAAVLRVLQILSAVTSVGSGLNENRVDDEVQEEHTTMWKLNVALESLWKELSECISAVESELSLNSHSPVSSNNIGEQMQVSPASAPLPPGSQRLLPFIEGFFVLCEKIQSKNTILYHDNFNVTAREVKESAGSSVPSSAKFVDPCRRLDGSVTFARFAEKHRRLLNAFIRQNPVLLEKSFCMMLKAPRLIDFDNKRAYFRSRIRQHHDQHLSGPLRISVRRAYILEDSYNQLRKKPSQDLKGRLNVHFQGEEGIDAGGLTREWYQLLSRVLFDKGALLFTTVRNNATFQPNPNSVYQTEHLSYFRFVGRVVAKALFDGQLLDVYFTRSFYKHILGVKVTYHDIEAVDPDYYKNLKWMLENDVSDIPDLTFSIDADEEKHILYEKTEVTDYELKPGGRNIRVTEETKHEYVDVVADHILTNAIRPQINSFLEGFNELVPRELVSIFNDKELELLISGLPEIDLVDLKASTEYTGYTAASNVVQWFWEVVEGFNKEDMARLLQFVTGTSKVPLEGFKALQGISGPQRFQIHKAYGAPERLPSAHTCFNQLDLPEYSSKEQLQERMLLAIHEASEGFGFG is encoded by the exons ATGAAGTTGAAGCGAAGGAGGGCGCTTGAAGTG CCTTCTAAGATTAAAACCTTTATCAACAATGTTACCGCTACACCTGTAGAGAATATAGAAGATTCTCTGAATTCTCTAAAAAGTTTCTTTTGGGTGTTTGACAAG GGAGATTTTCATCACTGGGTTGACTTATTTAATCATTTCGATACCTATTTTGAGAAATACATCAAGCCAAGGAAGGATTTGCAGCTTGAGGACAACACTTTGGAATCTGATCCACCCTTCCCAAGGGAAGCCGTTCTACATATTCTTCGTGTCATAAGGATAATATTAGAAAATTGCACCAATAAGCATCTTTACAGCTCTTATGAG CATCACTTAGCGTCTTTGCTTTCTTCCACTGATTCGGATGTTGTGGAGGCTTCTCTACAAACTTTGGCTGCTTTTTTGAAGAAATCTAatacaaaatacattttaagAGATGCTTCTCTACGTTCAAGATTATTTGCTTTTGCCCAGGGATGGGGGGGCAAGGAAGAAGGTCTAGGATTGATTTCATGTGCTTTACAAAATGGATTGGACCCTATTGCTTTCGAGTTGGGTTGCTCTCTGCATTTTCAGTTTTATGCTGCGAGCGAAACTGCAAATGAATCCACTTCTTCCGAGCAGACGACTAGAGGTTTACAAGTCATACACTTATCTGCTGTTGACGCTGGGAAGGATTCGGACCTGGAACTTCTTAATAAGTTAGTCTTACAGTATAAAGTTCCGCATCATATGAGGTTTTCTCTTCTGACAAGATTGCGGTTTGCTAGGTCCTTTAGCTCAGTAGCTACACGTCATCAGTACACATGCATCCGCCTCTATGCTTTTATGGTTCTTGTTCAGGCCTGTAGCGATACCGATGATCTGGTTTCTTACCTCAACACCGAGCCAGAGTTCATCACTGAATTGGTTACCTCATTGAGCTATGAAGATGCAATACCTGGAAAAATTCGAATTTTATGCCTTCTTTCCCTGGTTGCCCTTTGTCAAGATAGGTCTCGTCAGCCGACAGTATTGTCTGTTGTCACATTGGGTGGGCACCGTGGTATTCTGTCTAGCCTTATGCTGAAAGCTGTTGATTCTGTTGTTAACAATCCATCAAAGTGGTCTATTGTTTTTGCGGAGTCTCTGTTATCTCTTATTACGATGTTAGTATCATCTTCATCAGGTTGCTCAGCCATGCGTGAAGCGGGATTTATACCAACTCTTTTACCTCTGCTGAAAGATGTGAATTCTCAGCACTTGCATTTGGTTACCACTGCTGTTCATGTTCTAGAAGCGTTTATGGATTATAGCAATCCGGCTGCTGCTCTTTTCCGAGATTTGGGAGGTTTGGATGACACAATAACTCGCTTGATGGTAGAAGTATCTCACATTGAAAATGGTTCAAAGCAACATAATATTTCTGTTGACCTTGATAGTGCTGGGTGTAGTAGTTCGCAGATTATCACAGATACTTTTGCTGAGCTTGATAGTTCGCAACCTCTTTATTCTGAAGCTTTGGTTTCGTATAACCGTCGGTTGTTGATGAAAGCCTTATTGCGTGCTATATCTCTTGGTACTTATGCACCTGGGACAACGACTCACTTGTATGGCTCCGAAGAGAGCTTGTTGCCACATTGCATATGCATAatatttaaaagatcaaaagaCTTTGGTGGTGGCGTATTTTCACTGGCGGCAACTGTCATGAGTGATTTGATTCATAAAGATCCTATGTGCTTCTCCGTCTTAGAAGCAGCTGGTCTTCCTTCTGCTTTTATGGTTGCTATTATGGATGGTGTCCTTTGTTCTGCGGAGGCGATTACTTGTATACCACAATGTCTTGATGCTCTTTGTTTAAACAACAATGGTCTTCAGGCTGTGAAAGAACGCAATGCTTTGAGGTGCTTTGTAAAAGTTTTTACTTCCAAAACATACCTACGAGCCCTTGCTGCTGATACTCTTGGCTCATTATCTAGTGGTCTGGATGAACTAATGCGCCATGCTTCATCATTGCGTGGCCAAGGAGTTGACATGCTGATTGAAATACTGAATAATATTGCAAAAATTGGATCTGGGCTTGAAGTAGCTTCTCAGTCTGCATATTCTTTAAACTCTTCTGAACCTGTTCCCATGGAAATTGAATCTGAGAATAGAGATTTGCCCTTTGTAGATGTTAATGATTCACATAAACCTGAAAGTGGATCGTCGGAATTAATTCTAGATGTCTCATCGATGAATGGGGAATCATTTTTGCCTGATTGTATTAGTAATGTTTCCCGTTTACTCGAAACAGTTCTTCAGAATTCTGATACGTGCCGAATTTTTGTCGAAAGAAGAGGAATCGAGTGTGTCTTGCAATTGTTTACTTTGCCTCTCATACCCCTTTCAGCTTCTCTTGGTCAATGCATCGCTGTTGCGTTTAAAAACTTTTCTCCTCAGCATTCTACATCACTTGCTCATGCATTGTGTATATTTCTGAGAGAACATTTGAAGTTAACAGATGAGCTTTTGACTTCAATTGGGGGATCCCAATTTGCTCAGGTGGAATTTTCTGAAAGAGTAAAGATCTTAAGGCGTCTCTCTAGTTTGGAAGGCATCCTGTACCTTTGCAATTCTTTGCTAAAAGGTACTACTACCATTGTCTCTGAATTGGGTTCTGCTGATGCTGATGTGATTATGGATCTCGGCAAGGTTTATCGTGAAATTCTTTGGCAAGTATCTTTGTGTTGTGAGTTGAAGCTGGAGGAGAAGCGGAATGTTGAATTGGATCCTGTAAGTGCAGATATGGGACTGTCTACTGTTGTTGGGAGGGAGAGTGATGATGATGCTAATATTCCATCTATTAGATACATGAATCCTGCTGCTATCAGAAATGCACATCACTCACATTGGGGAGTTGAACGTGAGTTTAGACCGATGGTCCGTTCAAGTGAAGGTTCAGGTCGTCGCAGTCGGCATAGTTTGGCTCGGCTTCGAGGTAGCAGGATTGGTAGGTGTTTGGAAGCTTTCCAAATGGATTCTGAAGCTGGACCAAGTAATGCAGAGATATCTTACGGTGAACTGAAGCAAAAGAGTCCCGAAATACTGATTTATGAAAATCTCAATAAGCTTGCTTTAACAATGCGCTCATTCTTCACAGCTCTAGTGAAAGGTTTTACTTTGCCAAATCGTAGAAGGACTGAAACTGCATCCTTGGTATCTGCTGCTAAGAGTGTTGGAACTGCTCTGGCAAAAAATTTTCATGAGGCCTTGGGTTTCTCGGGTCACTCCAACTCTAGTGGACATGATATATCATTTTCAGTCAAGTGTCGGTATCTGGGGAAAGTTGTGGCTGACATGGTGGCTCTTACATTTGATAGCCGGCGGCGCACTTGTTACAATGCTATGATTAATAATTTCTATGTCCATGGGACATTCAGGGAGCTTCTTACAACTTTTGAAGCAACAAGTCAGTTGCTTTGGACCCTTCCTTATACTGGTTCGGCTTCCAGTGCTGATATTGTTAAGATTGGAGAGGGTGGCAAACCATCTCAGAGCTCTTGGCTGCTTGATACACTACAGAGTCATTGTCGTGAACTTGAGTATTTTGTTAATTCTGGTCTGCTGTTATCTTCAACCTCAGcttctcaaatacttgtgcAACCTGTAGCTGTTGGTTTGTCGTTGGGGTTATTTCCTGTTCCAAAGGACCCAGAAGCGTTCATTTGCATGTTGCAGTCCCAAGTTTTAGATGTGATACGTCCCATTTGGTGTCATCCTTTGTTTCCTAAATGTGGTCCATGTTTCATCACTTCAATCATTTCACTTATGATTCATGTCTACAATGGTGTTAGTGATGTAAAACGGAGCCGTGGTGGGTTGTCTAGAACTGCGAACCAACATTTTATGCCTCCTCCTGATGAAGCAACCATTGGGACCATTATTGAGATGGGCTTCTCAAGAGCGCGAGCAGAGGAAGCACTGAGAAGGGCGGAAACAAATAGTGTTGAGATGGCAATGGAATGGCTGTTTAATCACGCGGAAGATCCTGTGCAGGAGGATGATGAGTTGGCTCGTGCACTGGCTTTATCTCTTGGTAGTTCATCAGAAACACCTAAGATTGATAGTGTTGATAAATCTGTGCTTGTTGTAATAGAAGAGGGACAAGCAAAAGCACCTCCTGCCGATGACATCCTTGCAACAGCTATGAAGTTGTTCCAAGGTAATGATACAGTGGTTTTCAGGCTGACAGATTTGCTTGTGACTGTTTGCAACCGGAACACTGGGGAAGACCGCCTGAAAGTTATTTCTTATCTTGTTCAGCAGTTAAAGCTATGCCCACTTGAATTCTCCAAGGATAGCAGTCCACTGGGTATGATCTCACATACTTTAGCATTGATTATTTCAGAAGATGGAAGTGCTCAGGAAATCGCTGCGCAAAATGGAATTGTCTCAACTGTAATTGATATCTTAATGAATTTTTTGGGCAAGAATGAGGCTTCAAATGGGCTCCTTGTTCCTAAATGTATCAGTGCGTTGCTTCTCATCTTGGATAATTTGTCGCAGACCAGGCCCAAATTATATGGTGATGCTAATGAGGGAGCACAAATTGGTCCTTCATCTGACTCAACTGAAAACCAATCTTCTGAGacaaaaaataaatcaattCCAACTGTTGAAGATAAAATTGACTCTGCTTTGGATGGATCTGAGTTTGCAGATATGCTTGGAAAGCCAACTGGTTATTTGACGATGGATGAGAGTTCTAAGGCACTAGGAATTGCTTGTGACATGATAAAGAGGCATGTACCACCGATGGTAATGCAGGCTGTTCTTCAGTTATGTGCTCGGTTAACAAAATCACATGTTCTGGCTTTACAATTTCTTGAAAGTGGTGGCATGATTGCCCTTTTTGGCATTCCAAGAAGTTGTTTTTTTCCCGGATTCGTCATCTTAGCTTCTGCTATCATTAGACATCTTCTTGAAGATCCTCAGACATTGCAAACAGCCATGGAATTGGAGATACGCCAAACTCTTAGTGGAAATCGACATGTTGGTGGCACATCTGTGAGAACATTTTTGACAACAATGGCACCTGTTATATCTAGAAATCCAGAGGTCTTCATGAGAGCGGCAGTTGCCGTCTGTCAGTTGGAGTCATTAGGAGGGAGGTCTGTTATCATGTTGTTAAAAGATAAAGAGAAAGAAAAGTCGAAGGCAGCTGGTGTTGAAGCTGGAGCATCTACTAATGAATGTCGTATTGTTGAAAATAAGGCTCATGATGGGTTTAGTAAGTACTCTAAAGGACATAAAAAGGTTTCAGCAAATCTTACTCAAGTGATTGATTTTCTTCTGGAAATTGTGTTGACGTATCCTATGCTGGAGGAGGATGATTGCACAGGCCATCTAAACACTATGGAGGTAGATGAACCTACCACCAAAAAGAAAGGTAAATTAAAGGTCGATGAGATGGTAAATTTAGGATCAGATGGTTTGTCAGACCAATTGGATGCCCTAGCTAAGGTGACTTTTGTGCTCAAATTATTGAGTGACATTTTATTGATGTATGTTCATGCTGGTGGTTTTATTTTGAAACGAGATTTGGAAATGTCTCAATTGCGCGTGTCTGGTCATATAGGCTATCCTGAACAAGGGGGTGTAATTCATCATCTTCTACATCGTCTTCTTCCCCTTGCAGTAGATAAATCTTTTAACTCGGATGAATGGAGAGACAAGCTTTCTGAAAAAGCTTCATGGTTTTTGGTTGTTTTGGCTGGCCGCTCTAGTGAAGGAAGGAGAAGGGTGATCAATGAACTTTTCAAATCTCTATCTTCATTTTCACAAGTTGAGGATAATCCATCTTGTAGCATTCTGTTACCTGACAAGAAAATCCATGCTTTTGTTGATTTGGTGTTTTCCATTTTGTCAAAGAATTCTTCTTCAGGAAATTTACCTGGATCTGGGTGTTCACCTGACATTGCAAAAAGCATGATAGATGGTGGTATTGTGCATTGCTTATCGGACATTCTTCAAGCTATTGATTTGGACCACCCTGATGCGTCGAAAGTTGTTAATCTCATACTCAAGTCTTTGGAAAGCTTGACAAAGGCTGCTAATGCAAGCGAACAAGTTCTTAAATCTGATGCATTAagtaagaaaaaaataattggcCCAAGTGGAAGGTCCGATGCTCAACATGATGGAATTCCAGCTTCTCAAGAATTGCAAACTGCTGAGGACGGGAGCGAGCTACATAGGGCCATCAGTAATACTGGTTTAGAAACGTATCCCCAAATTATCCCTCACAACGACGGTAATCAAACTACAAATTTAAATGTGTCGATTCATCAAGAGATGAGAATTGAGGAGATTCCAAATGCTAGTCCACGCATGGAACTTGGGTTGGATTACATGAGGGAGGAAATGGAAGAAAGTCCTGCCTCACCCAATACAACACAGATTGAAATGACATTTCATGTGGAGAATAGAGTAGATCACGATATGAATGATGAAGAGGATGTCATGGGTGATGGTGGTGATGACGACGACGACGACGATGACGACGATGGAGAAGATGAGGATGAAGATATAGCCGAAGACGGCAATGGTCTGATGTCCCTAGCTGACACAGATGTAGAGGATCGTGATGATACTGGCATTGGAGATGAATATAATGATGATATGGTTGATGAAGAAGATGATTTCCATGAAAATCGTTTCATTGAGGTGAGGTGGAGGGAAGCCCTTGATGGCTTAGATCATTTGCAGGTACTTGGACAACCAGGAACTGGAGGAGGGTTAATTGATGTAGCTGAAACCTTTGAAGGTGCAACTGTGGATGACTTATTTGGAATGCGTCAATCTTTTGGTTTTGAGAGACGGCGTCAAGCTAATAGAACTTCCTATGAACGATCAGTTACAGGTGGGAATGGTCTTCAACATCCTCTCCTTTTGAGGCCATCACATTCTGCGGATTTGGTGTCAGTAAGGGCTTCTGGTGGAAATACCTCCCAGGATTCAGAAGGTGCTGAAAACCTAGATGTGGCCCATTTCTATATGTTTGATGCTTCCATTCTTCCTTATGAAAACTCTCCTTCTAATATATTTGGTGACCGAATTAGTGGGTCTGCACCGCCCCCGCTAGCTGATTTTTCTATTGGCTTAGAGTCCTTGCATGTGTCTGGTCGAAGGGGGCCAAGTGATGGCCGGTGGACTGATGATGGTCAACCCCAAGCTGGCGGACAAGCCACTGCAATTGCACGGGCAGTTGAAGAGAAATTCATTTATCTATTGAGCAATAATGTTACTGCTGAAAAATTTTCGCAAAACCTAGCAGTTCCAGAGAAACAGGGGGGAGATTACGTCACTGCTGGAAATCAACAGGTGGATATTGTTGATAATCTACAGAATGATGATACAAGTCACAATAATGACGGTCAAGTTAATCAACTAGTTGAACCTCATCTACTCGAGAATGGCAACACAGAGGTCCTCGCTGAACAAGCTGGTGGGTGCCAACAAGCAAGGGAAAATGTTCCAAGTTTGATTGTTAGTGATAACATTGAAATGGGGGAAGGAAATGCTTTTGGCAGCGAGTCATTGGAGACATCATCTGGTTTGATTGCTCTCGTTGATATGACTTCAAGGGATGGTATTCCATCTCAAGATGAGGGTTCTGATAGGTCCATAGTTCCAGATAATCAGTCCAGTTCTCATGCTCCATCAATTTCTGGATCATGTTTGCAAGATGTTAGCAATCATCATGCTTCATCACGTCCAGAAAATAGTGATGTTGAAATGGGTATTGCTGTAGCAGAAAACAGTCAGAATGCCCAACAATTACCTCGGACCGAGATCAATCTAGAGGGGCCATCACCACAACAAAGTGGTTTGATTGTTCGGGATTCAGGTCAAGCAGATGAAAGTAGATTGAATAATGAGGCTTCAAATTCAAATGGTATAGATCCAACATTTTTGGATGCGCTTCCAGAAGAACTTCGTGCTGAGGTTCTTGCTTCACAACAAGCTCAGCCAGTTCAAGTTCCAGCTCCTACTTATGCACCTCCTATGGTTGAAGATATTGATCCTGAGTTTTTGGCTGCTCTTCCACTTGATATTCAAGCTGAAGTGCTTGCCCAACAAAGAGTTCAAAGGATTGCGCAACAATCGGATGGTCAGCCCGTTGATATGGACAATGCATCGATTATTGCCACCTTTTCTGCTGATTTACGTGAAGAG GTTCTTTTGACTTCTTCAGAGGCTGTTTTATCGGCATTGCCATCTCCATTACTTGCTGAAGCGCAAATGCTCAGAGACCGAGCTTTAAATCGTTATCATGCTCGCAGTTTGTTTGGAAATAGCCAAGGCCTCAATAGTCGAGGAAATAGATTGGGATTGGGCTTTGATAGGCAGACAATGATGGACAGGGGTGTCGGAGTCACTATTGGTCGTGGATCTTCTCTAGTAGAGAACTTAAAGTTGAAAGAGTTTGATGGAGAACCACTTTTGAATGCTAAGGGCTTGAAAGCATTAATTCGCCTGTTACGACTGGCACAG CCTCTTGGGAAAGGTCTGTTGCAGAGACTTTTGTTAAACTTATGCACCCACGGCGAAACAAGAGCTATTCTTGTTCGTCTTCTGCTTGATATGATCAACCCCGAGACTGTAGGTATAACTGGTGGAGTGACAGTAAAGAATGCACACAGGCTTTATGGATGTCAGTTTGATATTAATGGTCGATCTCAATTGCATGATG GTGTTCCTCCAATTGTAATGCGACGGGTACTTGAGATTCTGACCTATATGGCTACAAATCATTCTGGCATTGCCAGTCTTCTTTTCTACTTTGAGGCCTCAAATATTTCTGAATCTGCCAACATAAGTCATCCAGGAGGAACGAGTGATAAGGGTAAGGATAAAATCACTGGAGAAGATCACCATCTTATCCTTTCTGAAAGCTCACAAAACGGGGATGTCCCATTGATATTGCTTCTTAGACTTTTAAACCAGCCACTTTGCTTGCGGAGTATGGCTCACCTAGAACAG GTCATGGGTCTACTCCAGGTGGTTGTATTTGCTGCGGCAGCCAAGGTAGATTTTAAGTCTAGTGTGGCAGAAACTGCAGCTCGGACTGAAAATGTTTCTGGTAATGAAACTGCAATCGACATTCAGAAAGATCCTCATGTAAATGAAGTCAAATCTAATCTTCTTGACCAGAGTTCCAGTGCTTTGAACTCCAAAGCAGATGGTCAAAAAAGTGATACTACTCATGATATTTTCGTACGGATTCCGAGGCAGGATTTGCATAATCTCTGCAGCCTTCTAGGGCATGAAgg GCTTTCAGACAAAGTTTACACAATGGCTGGCGAGGTGCTAAAGAAGTTGGCCTTTGTTGCTGTTGCTCATCGCCAATTTTTTGTTTTGGAGCTTTCTGAGTCAGCCCATAGGTTGAGCAGATCAGCTGTTAATGAGCTTATAACACTTAGAGATACACACATGCTGGGATTGAGCTTTGGATCCATGGCTGGGGCAGCAGTTCTTCGCGTGCTACAGATACTAAGTGCAGTTACTTCAGTTGGCAGTGGCTTGAATGAGAACAGGGTGGATGATGAGGTGCAGGAAGAGCATACCACCATGTGGAAGCTAAATGTCGCTCTGGAATCATTATGGAAAGAGCTAAGTGAGTGCATCAGTGCTGTGGAGTCAGAGCTAAGTCTGAATTCCCACTCTCCAGTTTCCAGTAACAACATTGGCGAGCAGATGCAGGTTTCACCTGCATCTGCCCCTCTTCCCCCTGGAAGTCAGAGACTCTTGCCTTTTATTGAGGGTTTTTTTGTTCTATGCGAGAAAATACAgtctaaaaatacaattttgtaTCACGATAATTTCAATGTGACAGCGAGAGAGGTGAAAGAGTCTGCTGGGAGCTCAGTTCCATCATCTGCTAAATTTGTGGATCCTTGCAGAAGACTAGATGGATCTGTCACATTTGCAAGGTTTGCTGAGAAGCACCGTCGCCTGCTTAATGCGTTTATAAGGCAGAATCCTGTTTTATTGGAAAAATCATTCTGCATGATGCTGAAAGCTCCTCGGCTGATTGATTTTGATAACAAAAGGGCTTATTTTCGATCCAGGATTAGGCAGCACCATGATCAACACCTTTCAGGTCCACTGCGAATTAGTGTTAGACGCGCATACATTTTGGAGGATTCATATAACCAGCTACGCAAGAAACCAAGTCAAGATCTTAAAGGGCGGTTGAATGTTCATTTTCAAGGCGAAGAGGGCATTGATGCTGGTGGTTTAACTAGAGAATGGTATCAGTTACTGTCAAGGGTCCTATTTGACAAAGGAGCTCTTCTTTTCACCACTGTCAGAAACAATGCAACTTTTCAGCCAAATCCCAATTCTGTTTATCAAACTGAACATCTCTCTTATTTCAGATTTGTAGGCCGTGTG GTTGCCAAAGCGCTGTTTGATGGACAATTGCTGGATGTTTATTTCACCCGCTCCTTCTACAAGCACATCCTTGGTGTGAAGGTGACTTACCATGACATAGAGGCCGTTGATCCTGATTACTataaaaatctgaaatggatGCTTGAG AACGATGTGAGTGATATACCAGATTTGACATTTAGCATAGATGCGGATGAAGAAAAACACATCCTTTATGAGAAAACAGAG GTTACTGATTATGAGCTGAAGCCGGGAGGAAGAAACATAAGAGTAACGGAAGAAACAAAGCATGAATATGTAGATGTTGTAGCTGACCACATTTTGACAAATGCTATCCGGCCTCAGATCAATTCCTTTCTTGAAGGTTTCAATGAATTAGTACCCCGAGAACTTGTATCTATTTTTAATGATAaagagcttgaattattaaTTAGCGGTCTTCCTGAAATTGACT TGGTTGATCTGAAGGCCAGCACTGAGTATACGGGCTACACAGCAGCCTCAAATGTTGTTCAGTGGTTTTGGGAGGTTGTCGAGGGTTTCAATAAGGAAGACATGGCAAGATTGCTTCAGTTTGTGACTGGAACCTCCAAG GTTCCTTTAGAAGGTTTTAAGgcattgcaaggaatatctggtccccagagatttcagattcaCAAAGCATATGGAGCTCCTGAGAGACTTCCTTCAGCTCATACCTG CTTTAACCAGCTGGACCTACCAGAGTACTCTTCAAAGGAACAACTTCAAGAACGTATGCTGCTAGCAATCCACGAAGCTAGCGAAGGATTTGGATTTGGTTAA